TTTTAGTTTTCTTCACTATTTTCTTGTGTTTTCTCATCAGTACTATTTTGCTCTTCATTCTTTGCTGGTTCAGTTTTCATAAGAATTTCTATCTTTGCTTTATCTCTTAATTCATTAACTTTTTCGTCAAACTTAGCAGATTCTTTGCTTTGTAAGTCAGCTAATACACTATCTTTAACATCTTCATAGGCTTCTTTTCTATCAGTAAGCTTTATGACATGATATCCAAAATCTGTCTTAACAACATCACTTATTTCACCAGGTTCTAGTTCAAAAGCAGCTTCTTCAAATTCAGAAACCATCATACCTCTTGTAAAATATCCCAAATCACCTTTTCGCTCTGCTGCTCCTGGCTCAGTTGATAAACTAGTTAAATCATCAAAATTCTTTCCTTCATTAATTTGTTTTAATATATCCTTAGCTTCTTCTTCTGTTTTCACTAGTATGTGACTAGCTCTAATAGATATATATGCATCCTTATTTTCATCATACTGTTTTTTAATATCTTCTTCTGAAATAATTGATTCAAAGAAATGATTTCTATATTTATTTACAATCATTTCTATTTTCATTCTCTTTTCCATAAAATCTTCTGTCATATTGTTTTGTTTAAGAAATTCTTTTAGCTTCTCTTGTCCACCTACTGATGCTATAAATTGATCTATTGCCTCTTCTACTTCTTTGTCACTTACTGTAATCTTTTGTTTCTCTGCATCTTGCAGTATTATTTTTTCAACTA
The nucleotide sequence above comes from Proteiniborus sp. DW1. Encoded proteins:
- a CDS encoding peptidylprolyl isomerase — encoded protein: MQFKINKKVILATVTILILSMVLSACGTSREDSVAIVNGEPISKSEFGINFDINKKMYENQLGKDIMSKDMGQGRNFEEELKQVVLDNLIVEKIILQDAEKQKITVSDKEVEEAIDQFIASVGGQEKLKEFLKQNNMTEDFMEKRMKIEMIVNKYRNHFFESIISEEDIKKQYDENKDAYISIRASHILVKTEEEAKDILKQINEGKNFDDLTSLSTEPGAAERKGDLGYFTRGMMVSEFEEAAFELEPGEISDVVKTDFGYHVIKLTDRKEAYEDVKDSVLADLQSKESAKFDEKVNELRDKAKIEILMKTEPAKNEEQNSTDEKTQENSEEN